TGCGCTTCTGGACGCCTGGAAGGGGTCTTGTCTGGGTCGGTCGTGAAGACCTGGACATCGGTTACCGCAGATTGACGCTACGGGGCGAGGCCGGACTATTTTTGGTGGTGGAGGCGGAATTTGACTGCGAGGTGGACGAACCCATTGCCATCCGCCAGGAGATGATCGCCAATTTGAAGAAAAAGCGGGCCAGCCAGCCCATCACCGCCGCCACAGCCGGCTGCGTGTTCAAAAACCCGCCAGGCAAAGCGGCCTGGAAACTGCTGGCCGAGGCCGGGTTTGCCGGAAAGCGGCTGGGCAATATGGAATTTTCCGGGCTGCACGCCAATTTTTTAGTGAATCTTGGGGGCGGCACAAGCGATGAGGCGTTGACGCTTGTTGAGAGTGCGCAGGGGGCGGTACGGGAGTTGTGCGGACACGAACTCGAACTGGAAGTGAAGGTCGTGCCATGAATGTCAGGGCAGGAACATTGACGGGATTTGGGTCCATGGCGGCCAGGAAGAAACGCAATGGGTACGGCGGACCACGCATCACGGTCAAAAGCCGGGTGGTCAAATCCCATGGCAACAAGAACCGCAATGCCCGGGGAGAGGGCCGCAGCCTCAGTCTGCCCAGCGTGAGTCTGGGCGGCGTGGGCAAGCTTTTTACCCGGGTCGTGTCCATGGCCTTTATGGGGGCTGCGGTCCTGGCGGTGAGCGTGGTGCTCCTTGCCGGGTATCGCTGGCTGACCACGGTCAATTATTTTGCCTTGCAAAACGCCGAGATCGTTGGTTGCACCCGCCTGGCCACCGACCACATCCGGGAAGTGGCCGGGCTTGGCGAAGGGGTCAACATCCTGTCGCTGTCCATGGACCGGATGCGGGCCGATCTGGCCCGGGAGCCGTGGGTGGAATCGGTGTCCGTGCGCCGGGTCCTGCCCGGGTCGATTCGTATCGAAGTGAAGGAAAAGTCGCCGTCCTATCTTGTGCAGTATCAGGGAACACTCTATTACGCCGACGAGGTTGGTCGTATCATCGACAAGGTCGAGTCCGGGCAGTTCGTCTCGTTGCCCCAGATCGAGGTCGAAGCGGGCATGGAAAAGCACCTGCCCCTTTTGGCCGATTTGCGCCGTGCCGTCTCCGAACATCAGGTTCCCTTTGATTTCGGCCAGATTGCCTGGCTGCGTCTGAGTTGGGGGCGCGGGCTGGAAATCAGGTTGATGGAGCCGGGTATCGTGTTATGTCTGGGGTCCCAGAACTGGCACCGGAATCTGTCGCGCATGAACATGGTCTGGACCGACTTGCGCCGGCGCGGTGAGCTTGACAAAGTTGGGCTCATTACCGCCGAAGGCGACAAGGTCTGGGTGGAGAAACGCGGCGGGGGGGACTTGCCGCAGGGCTAGAATTTCGCAAAATAAGGCAATCAATTCTCATGGTTGCCGAGATCGTGGAAAGGGACGGATTACGAGGCCGCGACGCGAAGGCCGGGGAATCAGGGGCCGCCAGGGGGCACAGGACGGAAAACCTGAGGAACTTGCCATTTTATCAATGAAATTCGCGCGGGTTTGACGTATAACCGCGCATGGGCGCGGCCAACGCCACGAGAGGAAACGTTCAGGGAGCGGATTTGTATGGCCAGGTCGGAACTTATCGTCGGACTCGATATCGGCACCACCAAAATTTGCGTGGTCGTCGGTGAACTCTCGCCCGAGGGCGTGGATGTGGTGGGCATCGGCACCAGCCCCTCCACGGGCCTGCGCAAAGGCGTGGTGGTCAATATCGAGCAGACCGTCCAGTCGATCAAAAAAGCGCTTGAAGAGGCCGAACTCATGGCCGGGTGTGAAATACGCTCGGTCTACGCCGGCATTGCCGGCAGCCACATCAAGGGTTTCAACAGCCACGGGGTTATCGCCGTCAAAGGCGGCGAGGTCGGCCCCCGGGACATTGAGCGGGTTATCGACGCGGCCAAGGCCGTGGCCATACCGCTTGACCGGGAGGTCATCCACATCCTGCCCCAGGAATTTATCGTCGACGATCAGCGCGGCATTGCCGATCCTCTGGGCATGGCCGGGGTGCGGCTCGAAGTGCGCGTGCACATCGTCACCGGAGCCGTCACCAGCGCCCAGAACATCATCCGCTCCTGCCACCGGGCCGGGCTTGACGTCTCGGACATTGTGCTGGAATCTCTGGCCTCGTCCAAGGCCGTGCTGACCGGCGAAGAGCGGGAAATCGGCGTGGCCCTGGTGGATCTTGGCGGCGGCACCACCGACTTGGCCATTTTCGCCAACGATTCCATCAAGCACACGGCCGTGTTGGCCCTTGGCGGCACGAATCTGACCAATGACATTGCCTTTGGCCTGCGCACGCCCATGGCCTCGGCAGAGAAGATCAAAATCAAGTACGGCTGCGCCCTGGCCGAGATGGTGCCCAAAGACGAGGTCATCGAGGTCATGAGCGTGGGCGGACGCGAACCGCGCCGGCTTTCGCGCCAGGTTCTGGCCGAAATCTGCGAACCGCGGGTGGAGGAGATGCTGGCCCTGGTTGATCAGGAACTCATCCGCTCGGGCATGAAAAACCAGATCGGGGCGGGCGTGGTGCTCACAGGGGGAACCGCGCTGATTGAGGGCATCCAGGAACTGGGCGAGCAGATTTTCAATTTGCCCACGCGCATTGGCTATCCCGACAAGGTCGGGGGACTCAAGGACGTGGTCAACAGCCCCATGTACGCAACAGCCGTGGGGCTTCTCATGTACGGTGCGGAAAAGGAAGGCGTGGAACAGCGCTTCCGCATCCGGGATGAGAACGTGTTCAACCGCATTCTGGGGAGGATGCGGAAATGGTTCGTGGACGTGAAATAGTCCGCGAGAGGCTTTTTTGGGGGATAACAGGGAGTCTATGCTAGGGGGAGATCAGATGGAATATTTGGAACTCGATCAAGGATCAAACGCCCGCATCAAGGTCGTCGGATGCGGCGGCGGCGGCGGCAACGCTGTCGAGAACATGATCACATCGGCCATGTCCGGCGTCACCTTCATTACGGCCAACACCGATATTCAGGCCTTGCAGCGGTCCCAGGCCGAATACCGCATCCAGCTTGGCGACAAGCTCACCAAGGGCCTTGGGGCCGGAGCCAATCCCGACGTCGGCCGTGACGCCGCCTTGGAAAGCATCGACACCATCCGCGCCGCCATCGGCGACTGCGACATGGTCTTCGTCACCGCCGGCATGGGCGGCGGCACCGGCACCGGAGCCGCCCCGGTCATTGCCCAGGTGGCCAAGGAAGCCGGCGCGCTCACCGTGGCCGTCGTCACCAAACCCTTCTATTTCGAAGGCAAAAAACGCCTGCTCTCGGCCGAAAAAGGCGTGCAGGCCCTGCGGGACGTGGTGGACTCCATCATCACCATCCCCAACGACCGTCTCCTGTCGCTGGCCTCCAAAAAGGCCACCTTCATCGAGATGCTCAAAAAGGCCGACGAGGTCCTCTATTATGCCGTCAAAGGCATCTCCGACCTCATCATGGTCCCGGGCCTGATTAACCTCGACTTTGCCGACGTCAAGGCCGTCATGAGCGAGATGGGACTGGCCATGATGGGCTTTGGCACGGCGCGCGGCGAATCCCGCGCCCGCGAAGCGGCGCTCAAGGCCATCACCAGCCCGCTGCTCGAAGACGTCACCATCGACGGGGCCAAGGGTGTTCTCATGAACATCACCTGTGGTCCGGACCTGACCATCGAGGAAGTCGACGAGGCTGCCTCCACCGTGACCGAGGCCGTCCACGAAGACGCCAAGGTCTTCTTCGGCACGGTCTTCGATCCCGACGCCACCGATGAGATGCGCATCACCGTCATCGCCACCGGCATTGAATCGGCCATGCAGCGCGGCATGCCCGTGCAGCAGAAGCGCGAAGAGCAAAAGCCCATCGAGGTCCTGACTTCCTCCATGCTGCCGCGCCAGAAGCCGCCCCTGCAGACCACGCCGATGCAGCACCAGCCGCAGCACAACCATGGCGCCGGCACGGGCCACGTGCAAAGCCCTCGCAGCGTGCGCGTGTTAAACGGCCAGGGCAACGACTACAATATCCCGGCCTACCTGCGCAAAGGCACCAAGAAAGGCGGACCTGAGGCGGCCATGTCCCAGCCGCCCATCAAGAGCCAGCCGGTTGGCGAGGAAGAGTTCATCTTCGATGAGGAAGAGTTCGAGATTCCTTCCTTCATCCGGATGCAGGCGGACTAGTCGCGCCTGCCCGCAATTGATCCCCCGATCTCCCCGCCGGGGGGAGTGGAAAAAACTCCCCCCGGTCCCCCCAACGGGGGCAGGGATGTGATTTGAGTCAGACTCCTGGGACCACGGTCTATTTTGGCCTGGACAGACCGGCTGTCCCCGAATGGGGCGGCCGTTTGCCTGTTGCCCTGACCGTGCCCGGCGATGCCGCCATGGCCCTGTCCGCCCTGGGTTGGCAGGCTGTGTGGCGGGTGCTGGCCGAAAATCCGGCCCTGGCCGTGGAACGGGTCTACACCCGAAGCGCCACGCCGCCCCAGGCCGAAGACTCCGGCCACCTCCTGGCCGATTTTCCGCTGATCGCCTTTTCGTTGTGCTACGAAGAAGAATACCTCGATGCCGCAGCGGCGCTGACCGCCGCCCAGATCCCGCTGACCCGGGCGGAAAGAGCCGATTTCCCCATCGTCATGGCCGGCGGACCGCTGGCCTTTTTAAACCCCGCCCCGTTTCTGCCGGCCCTCGATCTGCTCTTTGTCGGCGAGGCCGAGGCCGGGCTGGCCGCAGTGGTGGCCGCCATCGCTCAGGTGGCCCTGGCCGGCGGGGACAAGGCCGCCTGTCTCGACGCCGTGGCCGGGCTGCCCGGGGTGTTTCTGCCCGGACGCAGCGATGGCCCCGTGGTCCGGGCCACCGCCCTGACCGAGGGTTCCACCACGCAGCTTGCCGCGCCGGCCCATTCCTGTTTCGTGTCCGGACACGCCGAATTTCGGGACATGTTTCTGGTCGAGATCAACCGGGGGTGTCCCTACGGCTGCCGCTTCTGTGCCGCCGGCTACGTCTACCGGCCGCCGCGCCAGTCGCGTCTGGCCGACCTCAAGGCACTCATTGAAAGCGTCTCGCCGCGCAAGATCGGCCTGGTGGGCACGGCGCTGACCGACTGGCCCGACTTGATTCCGTTTTTGCACTGGCTGCGTGAGCGCGGCACGAAATTCTCCCTCTCCTCGGTGCGCGCCGACGGCATCACCCCGGAACTGCTCACGATCCTTCGCACCGCCGGTCTTCGCACCCTGACCCTGGCCCTGGAAGCTCCCAGCCATCGCCTGCGCACCGCCGCCAACAAACATCTCTCCGTGGAAGCGCTCCTAAACGCGGTCGCCCTGGCCGGGAAGCACGGCGTCAACCATTTGAAATTCTACCTTATCATTGGCTGGCCCGGCGAAACGCCCGAAGATTACGACGAGTTGCGTCCCCTGCTCGAACAGGTGGCCAAGGCCGCTTCCATTGGCGTTGGCAAGCGCGGCGTGGCCCACGCCACCCTGTCCGTCAACCCGCTGGTGCCCAAACCCTTTACCCCCATGCAGTGGGCTCCCATGGCCTCCGAAACGGCCATCGAAGCCGGCTACGCCCGCATCAAACAAGCGGCCAAGGGACTCAAAGGCTTTCGCGTCGAGACCGAAACCGCCTCCATGGCCCGCCTGCAAGGCCTGCTGGCCCGGGGGGACGAGCGCCTTTTCCCCCTGATCCAGGCCGCCGTCACGGCCGGCAGCTTTCGCCGGGCGCTTAAGACCTGGGACGGCGATCCGGCCGAATACCTCGACCGGCAACGGCCCAAGGACGAACGCCTGCCCTGGGATATGATCGACAACGGCATCACCCGCGACTTCCTCTGGCAGGAATGGGAGCGCTATCAGGCCGGGATCGGCACCGCCAAATGCCCGCCGGCCGGCTGCGCGAGTTGCCGCCGCTGCGGTCTTTACGAGGCCAGCCAAGGGGCGTAGAAAACCCGGCAAAGGAGTCCTCCATGACCTTGCCGCTCTACTTTGCCTTCATCGCCGCCGCCGTTTTTCTCCTGCTTATTCCCGGCCCCACCGTGCTCATGGTGGTGGGCTACGGGCTGGCCGAAGGCCGCAAGCACAGCTGGCCGCTCGTCGTCGGCGTAGCCCTGGGCGATGCCGTGGCCCTGACCTGCTCCGTGGCCGGCCTCGGGGCCGTCCTGGCCGCCTCGGCCTCGGCCTTTACGATCCTTAAATATATCGGGGCCATTTACCTCGTCTATCTCGGCATCGGCATGATCCGTTCCGGCAACGCCGCCGCGCCGAAACTGACCGCCGTAAGCCCCCGAAAAAAATTCGTCCACGCCTTTGCCGTCACCGCCGCCAACCCCAAGTGCATCCTCTTTTTCGTCGCCTTCCTGCCCCAGTTCATCAGCCACGACGCCCCGGCCGGTCCGCAACTGCTGCTGCTCGGCGTCACCTTCGTCATCCTTTCGGCCATAAACGCCACCACCTTCAGCTTCCTCTCCGGCACGGCCGGCAGCCGTATCCAGGACCCGCGCTTCATGCGGAAGTTAAAGGGCGTCGGGGGGAGCGTGATGGTCGGCGCGGGTGTGCTGACGGCAGCGGCCCGGCAGTGACGTAGCTGATAATACAGAAGAAAAGAAAGAAGATGCCTCCGGCGGCCGGGGGGATGATCCCCCCGGACCCCTGCAAGGAAAGAAGTTTTTACAGGGTTCTTGGAGGCTGGCTGGCAAACCTGCCCGGCGCACATTTTTGCACGCTGCGCCGCACGTATCCACCCCCAATCCGCTGATCACCTCCCGCTCCCCCATCGTCGGGGGCCGGGGGAGCATCCCGGTGGGGTTTGGGCAACACCCTGGTTCTCTTCGCCTTTCCGCTCCCTTACCGAAATCCCTCCGCCGCAATCCCCAGTCTCCGTAAAATCTTTTGCAACGACACCCGTTCCAGTCCCGACGCCCGCGCCGCTTCCGAGATATTGCCGCGCGTCTGCTTCAAGAGGCGCTCGACGTAGCGACGGGTGAACGCATCCACGACCTGGGCCTTGGCTTCGAGGTAGGGTGTTGTTGCGCCGTCGTCCTCGTCGTCGCCGGCATTCTTGCCGTGGCCTGGGTCGGCGTTGGCGACGGCGGCGGCGCTGACCACGTCGCCGTGGGAAAAGACGGTCAGGCGGCGTACGTAATTGAGCAGCTCCCGCACGTTGCCGGGCCAGTCGCGGCCGGCCAGGGCGGCGAGCCCTTCGGGGGAGAATTCCTTGTCGCCAAGGCCCATTTCGCGGCAGGCGCGCTCCAGGAAGGCGGTAGCCAGGAGCGGGATGTCATCGCGGCGGTCGCGCAAGGGGGGCAGGCGCACGGTGAGCACATTGAGACGATAATAGAGGTCTTCGCGGAAGGTCTTGTCGGCAATGCGGGCTTCGAGATCCTGGTTGGTGGCGGCCAGGATGCGCACGTCGACCGGTATGGATTTGCTGGACCCGACGGGCCGTATTTCGTGTTCCTGGAGGACGCGCAGGAGTTTGGTCTGCACGCTCATGGGGATGTCGCCGATTTCGTCCAGGACGAGAACGCCGCCGTTGGCGGCGACGAAAAGGCCCCGGCGATCGCGTTCGGCTCCGGTAAAGGCCCCGCGCACATGGCCGAAGAGTTCGCTTTCCAGAATCTGGTCCGGGATGGCCGGGCAGTTGAC
This DNA window, taken from Desulfovibrio sp. TomC, encodes the following:
- the ftsZ gene encoding cell division protein FtsZ, whose amino-acid sequence is MEYLELDQGSNARIKVVGCGGGGGNAVENMITSAMSGVTFITANTDIQALQRSQAEYRIQLGDKLTKGLGAGANPDVGRDAALESIDTIRAAIGDCDMVFVTAGMGGGTGTGAAPVIAQVAKEAGALTVAVVTKPFYFEGKKRLLSAEKGVQALRDVVDSIITIPNDRLLSLASKKATFIEMLKKADEVLYYAVKGISDLIMVPGLINLDFADVKAVMSEMGLAMMGFGTARGESRAREAALKAITSPLLEDVTIDGAKGVLMNITCGPDLTIEEVDEAASTVTEAVHEDAKVFFGTVFDPDATDEMRITVIATGIESAMQRGMPVQQKREEQKPIEVLTSSMLPRQKPPLQTTPMQHQPQHNHGAGTGHVQSPRSVRVLNGQGNDYNIPAYLRKGTKKGGPEAAMSQPPIKSQPVGEEEFIFDEEEFEIPSFIRMQAD
- the ftsA gene encoding cell division protein FtsA, coding for MARSELIVGLDIGTTKICVVVGELSPEGVDVVGIGTSPSTGLRKGVVVNIEQTVQSIKKALEEAELMAGCEIRSVYAGIAGSHIKGFNSHGVIAVKGGEVGPRDIERVIDAAKAVAIPLDREVIHILPQEFIVDDQRGIADPLGMAGVRLEVRVHIVTGAVTSAQNIIRSCHRAGLDVSDIVLESLASSKAVLTGEEREIGVALVDLGGGTTDLAIFANDSIKHTAVLALGGTNLTNDIAFGLRTPMASAEKIKIKYGCALAEMVPKDEVIEVMSVGGREPRRLSRQVLAEICEPRVEEMLALVDQELIRSGMKNQIGAGVVLTGGTALIEGIQELGEQIFNLPTRIGYPDKVGGLKDVVNSPMYATAVGLLMYGAEKEGVEQRFRIRDENVFNRILGRMRKWFVDVK
- a CDS encoding cell division protein FtsQ/DivIB, encoding MAARKKRNGYGGPRITVKSRVVKSHGNKNRNARGEGRSLSLPSVSLGGVGKLFTRVVSMAFMGAAVLAVSVVLLAGYRWLTTVNYFALQNAEIVGCTRLATDHIREVAGLGEGVNILSLSMDRMRADLAREPWVESVSVRRVLPGSIRIEVKEKSPSYLVQYQGTLYYADEVGRIIDKVESGQFVSLPQIEVEAGMEKHLPLLADLRRAVSEHQVPFDFGQIAWLRLSWGRGLEIRLMEPGIVLCLGSQNWHRNLSRMNMVWTDLRRRGELDKVGLITAEGDKVWVEKRGGGDLPQG
- the murB gene encoding UDP-N-acetylmuramate dehydrogenase; translated protein: MALEIRPGPSLASRTTLKLGGSSLAEVVLTTPEDAEGLSGALEKLGGQPLILGGGSNILARDGDLPLVLVRPQLRAEPAILRERPAGKIRVRVGAGVKLQRLVAWLATQGLSGLAGLVGVPGMVGGAVAGNAGSYGDETGRRLARVRFWTPGRGLVWVGREDLDIGYRRLTLRGEAGLFLVVEAEFDCEVDEPIAIRQEMIANLKKKRASQPITAATAGCVFKNPPGKAAWKLLAEAGFAGKRLGNMEFSGLHANFLVNLGGGTSDEALTLVESAQGAVRELCGHELELEVKVVP
- a CDS encoding sigma-54-dependent transcriptional regulator; the encoded protein is MTAAPRVLIVDDQPDFAKGLVRLLAPKLPAASLACVLSGEAALADLAIFPCDVMVTDLRMPGLSGLDLLPKALALAPNLGIVLLTAHGDIDSAVLALRAGAYDFLTKPVDSDHLARVIAKGLERAALLHENRRLRAAVAACGVDPGLLGQSAAMRHVQDTLAAVAASDYTVLIRGESGTGKELAARAIHAQSRRAGGPFLSVNCPAIPDQILESELFGHVRGAFTGAERDRRGLFVAANGGVLVLDEIGDIPMSVQTKLLRVLQEHEIRPVGSSKSIPVDVRILAATNQDLEARIADKTFREDLYYRLNVLTVRLPPLRDRRDDIPLLATAFLERACREMGLGDKEFSPEGLAALAGRDWPGNVRELLNYVRRLTVFSHGDVVSAAAVANADPGHGKNAGDDEDDGATTPYLEAKAQVVDAFTRRYVERLLKQTRGNISEAARASGLERVSLQKILRRLGIAAEGFR
- a CDS encoding radical SAM protein — translated: MSQTPGTTVYFGLDRPAVPEWGGRLPVALTVPGDAAMALSALGWQAVWRVLAENPALAVERVYTRSATPPQAEDSGHLLADFPLIAFSLCYEEEYLDAAAALTAAQIPLTRAERADFPIVMAGGPLAFLNPAPFLPALDLLFVGEAEAGLAAVVAAIAQVALAGGDKAACLDAVAGLPGVFLPGRSDGPVVRATALTEGSTTQLAAPAHSCFVSGHAEFRDMFLVEINRGCPYGCRFCAAGYVYRPPRQSRLADLKALIESVSPRKIGLVGTALTDWPDLIPFLHWLRERGTKFSLSSVRADGITPELLTILRTAGLRTLTLALEAPSHRLRTAANKHLSVEALLNAVALAGKHGVNHLKFYLIIGWPGETPEDYDELRPLLEQVAKAASIGVGKRGVAHATLSVNPLVPKPFTPMQWAPMASETAIEAGYARIKQAAKGLKGFRVETETASMARLQGLLARGDERLFPLIQAAVTAGSFRRALKTWDGDPAEYLDRQRPKDERLPWDMIDNGITRDFLWQEWERYQAGIGTAKCPPAGCASCRRCGLYEASQGA
- a CDS encoding LysE family translocator; protein product: MTLPLYFAFIAAAVFLLLIPGPTVLMVVGYGLAEGRKHSWPLVVGVALGDAVALTCSVAGLGAVLAASASAFTILKYIGAIYLVYLGIGMIRSGNAAAPKLTAVSPRKKFVHAFAVTAANPKCILFFVAFLPQFISHDAPAGPQLLLLGVTFVILSAINATTFSFLSGTAGSRIQDPRFMRKLKGVGGSVMVGAGVLTAAARQ